The Pseudomonas bijieensis DNA window GGCCCACAGACCATTGCTGCGCTGATCGCCGAACCGGTACAAGGCGCCGGCGGCGTGATCGTGCCGCCCGCGCATTACTGGAAGCGGCTGCGCGAAGTCTGCGACCGCCACGGCATCCTGTTGATCGCCGATGAAGTGGTCACCGGTTTCGGCCGCACCGGCTGCATGCTCGGCAGTCGCGGCTGGGGTGTCGCGCCCGACGTCCTGTGCCTGGCCAAGGGCATCACTGCTGGCTACATCCCCATGGGCGCTACGGTCTTCAACCAGCGCATCGTCGATGCCATCGAGAACGGCCCGGGTTTCAGCAGCGTGATCATGCACGGCTACACCTACAGCGGGCATCCGACCGCTTGTGCGGCGGCCCTGGCGGTGCTGGACATCGTCGAGGCCGAGGATCTGCCGGGTAACGCGGGAACAGTCGGAGCCCAGTTGCTGGAGCAACTGCAACCGCTGACCGAACGTTATGCGGTGGTGGGTGAAGTGCGTGGCAAGGGCTTGATGATCGCCGTGGACCTGGTGGCGGACAAAGTCACGCGCGAACCACTTGACCCGGCCAACGGCCTGGCCTCGCGCATCGCCGAGCAAGCGCGCCTGGCCGGCGTTTTGATGCGCCCGATCGGCAACAAAATCGTGATGTCGCCACCGCTGACCCTCACCAGCGACGAGGCCGCCCTGATGGTCGGCGCGTTGGACAGCGCGCTCGCCGATTGCCGCTAGCCTGATAGCCGGCGCAGTGTCCTGCGCCGGCTCCTGAATATAAAGACAGCCTTCAAAGGTGCACCACAAGGAGCTCCAGCCATGCGGTCTCTATCTCGTATGGATTTTTTCGGCAGTGGCCTTGCCTGTACGCTGGCGCTTTGTGCCACGAGTCAGGTTCAGGCCTATGAGTTGTATGCCGATGAAGACACTCACCTCAACGCCGACCTGCTGGCGGTGTTCGGCCATTTCAACAGTCGTAAGAACTACGACGGCACGCCCGGCGGTTCAACCTGGCGCGAAGGCTTCATCAAGTATGGCGTCAGCGGCGACCAGGGCCTGGCCGGCCACGGCACTGCCTACGGTGCGTTCAACCTGATCAGTTCCGCCACTTGGGGCGATGGCGATCCGGCCGGTAATTCCCTTGGGTCCGAGCGCACCACCAAGATCGAAGACGCTTACCTGGGTTGGCGCTCCGCCGATCTGTTCCCTGTGCTGGGGCAGGACGGTGTCGACATCTCCGGTGGCCGCCAGGTGGTCAAGCTGGGCCGGGGATTCTTGATCAACGATGACGGGCCGAACCTGGGCAAAGGGCCGGCCGATGGTCGCTTGAATCGTGGTGGGGCCTATTACCTGGCGGCCCGGCACGCCTTCGATCAAACCGCCGTGTTGCGCCTGGGCGGGCAGGATGGGTTGCATGGCAGTGTGGTATGGCTCAAGTCCGACAACCGTGCCCAGGCCGAAACCGAATTGGCCGCCGGCACGCTGGATTACACCGCCAGGGCCGGTACGTTGGGCCTGACATGGGTGCATGGCCTCGACGTGAACGAGCGGTGGGCCAGCGACTTCCAGAAGCAACGCAAGGACATGAACGTCTACAGCATTCGTGGGGAAGGCGACGCGGGTATCGACAATGCCAGCCTGGCATTCGAATACGCCTGGCAGGACAAGAACGCCGGCCCACAGAACGCCTGGTACGCCGAGGCCGGCTACACCTTTGCCGATATCGCCTGGGCGCCCAAGCTGACGTACCGCTACACCCGCTATTCCCAGAAGTGGGACTCGCTGTTCACCGGGCAGAGCACGGGTTATGGCACCTGGTTCCAGGGTGAAGTCGCGGGTAACTATGCCGGGCCATTCAACAGCAATACGGGGATCCATCATGTGGGCTTGAAGGCCACGCCATTGGAGAGCCTGACCCTCGGTGCGTTGTACTTCGATTACAACACCGTACGTAAAGACAACGCCTTGAACCTGGATGCCCGTGAGCTGGATGTGTATGCCGAGTGGGCCGTCAACGAGCATTTGATCATCACCCCGCTGATAGGCCTCTACAAGCCGGATCGGGATGCAACGACGGGGGGTAATCAAGTGACGGGCAATGGCACCAACGTGTACAGTCAGGTGACGGTGGCCGTTCCGTTCTGAAACGGGGGGGCTGGTTCCCTGAACCCGTGGCAAGCGAGCTTGCTTCCTCGCCACGGGGTAGTGTCCAGTCAGCCCCGACCATCCGTCTGTAACCTGCTCAAACCTGTCAGCTCCGACAGTAGGCGCCGAACACATTCCGCGTCATAAATCGCTCCATCGTCCATTGCGCGACCGGAGTGCCCGCCATGTCGACCCAACCGGAAAAAACGCCCGTGTCGCCGGCCATGCGCTCGGCTGTATGTGGATTGATGCTGGCCTCTGTTGGGTTGGTATTGGGTGCTGGGTCGGCGGTCGCTGGCATGCAGCCTCCGCCTTCCACCCCGATTACGCCGGGTGAAATCATCGGGGAGAGTCAGCTCGAGAAGGCTCGCTGCGTACAGCAGTCGGATCCGGCAAAGTACCGGCGTGCGCGCGCGGTGGGCAGGATCCATTCCAGACTTGGAGGTGGAACTGTCTGGCGGGTAGGGCCTGGAAACCTCGCGCTGACCAACTGGCATGTTGTTGACCAGGACGCGGGCGACCCGACCCAAATGGTGGTGAGCTTCAATTACGAAGAAACATCTTGCCATTCGGACAGTACGGCGGATGTGGTTCGGGTGCCGGTCGAGCGGATCGTGGCCTATGATCGGGATAAGGATTTTGCGCTGCTTGCCCTCGACGAGGATATCGTCAACAGCGGTGCGCTGGATTCCTTCGGTTATCTGGGCCTGAACACTCAGGTCCCGCATATTGGTGCTGACGTCTACCTTGCTGGACACCCCAGTGCTTTACCGAAGCGGGTCTCTCGCGATCACGACGACGGTCTTCCCTGCCGGGTGATCGATGTGGGTGACAACGGCCGTTACGGTTGGGTGAAATATAATTGCGATACCGAGTCCGGCAGTTCCGGATCACCCGTGATCGACGCGCCAACCAATACGGCAATTGCTCTCCACAGTGGCGGTAGTGCCTCAGCCAACTCGGGCACGCAGATGGCTGAAATCTGGCCGGACATCGCGCGGTATTTTGATGGCAAGTTGCCCGAGGGCAGTATCCCGGTGGAACAGCCGACCGTGCCGGTGGCCAAGCCGGGAGCCGTTAGCGTACAGGTGCCGGTGCGCGTGACACAGGTGGACGGGGAATCTGCGGTGGGAGGGGCGTCCGGTGAGCAGCTGTATTACCACGCCCCCGCACACACCACGATCACCGACGTGTTCTGCCAGAGCGCAACCACCAAGTGGATTGCCGAGGACGGCGACGCCGCGTCATGTACCCTGTCAAGCGCAGCAGACTGGACCACAGCACAGTCGGTGACGCTCCGCGTGGATGACACCGCCCCCGACGGCCAAATCGTCGACGGCCGGGTACGGCTACTGTCTGACACAGGGCAAACCCGCGGAGGAACCAACACCACCCTGAACGTGATGTCGCTGGACC harbors:
- a CDS encoding aminotransferase class III-fold pyridoxal phosphate-dependent enzyme; the protein is MYEQYKTAQKKFWHPMSSSAPANRSKTLIIARGDGNYITDIEGHRMLDGVGGLWNVNVGHNRASVKAAIAAQLDELAYYQTFDGIAHPRVFDLAERLTSMFAQENMARVLFSSGGSDAVETALKMARQYWIASGEPGRTRFLSLRNGYHGVHVGGTSVGGNGVYHYNHGPLLAGCHLLDTPWLYRNPWDCRDPEELTAHCIRQLEDQIALLGPQTIAALIAEPVQGAGGVIVPPAHYWKRLREVCDRHGILLIADEVVTGFGRTGCMLGSRGWGVAPDVLCLAKGITAGYIPMGATVFNQRIVDAIENGPGFSSVIMHGYTYSGHPTACAAALAVLDIVEAEDLPGNAGTVGAQLLEQLQPLTERYAVVGEVRGKGLMIAVDLVADKVTREPLDPANGLASRIAEQARLAGVLMRPIGNKIVMSPPLTLTSDEAALMVGALDSALADCR
- a CDS encoding trypsin-like serine peptidase, coding for MSTQPEKTPVSPAMRSAVCGLMLASVGLVLGAGSAVAGMQPPPSTPITPGEIIGESQLEKARCVQQSDPAKYRRARAVGRIHSRLGGGTVWRVGPGNLALTNWHVVDQDAGDPTQMVVSFNYEETSCHSDSTADVVRVPVERIVAYDRDKDFALLALDEDIVNSGALDSFGYLGLNTQVPHIGADVYLAGHPSALPKRVSRDHDDGLPCRVIDVGDNGRYGWVKYNCDTESGSSGSPVIDAPTNTAIALHSGGSASANSGTQMAEIWPDIARYFDGKLPEGSIPVEQPTVPVAKPGAVSVQVPVRVTQVDGESAVGGASGEQLYYHAPAHTTITDVFCQSATTKWIAEDGDAASCTLSSAADWTTAQSVTLRVDDTAPDGQIVDGRVRLLSDTGQTRGGTNTTLNVMSLDPGDVASLQAQAGNLQAAPVDSRFAEPLTARAIDPLGEIVVGADVTFAVSDEGATGTRFDGGDQTPIVQTNADGDATSPRLVAGSGVGTLQVTATSNDRMARFYLRVVSEEGDPTDDVESLILAGGNGQIAPAGTEFTLALTVRASNQDRDPVAGAWVVYTITDDGRTGTRFVGVDQTPTVTTSSSGDAVSSKLIAGHTPGFVTVTATSNGKAVTFLLVVSPS